AACTGGCGCACCGCCTCTTCCATGCGCAGCGTGTTCCAATAGACATTGGGCGTCAGATTGGTCTGTTCCTTGAACAGGGCGAAGAAATGCGGTCGCGACAGGCCGACGCTGCGCGCCACGTCATCGAAAGAGATGCGCTCGCAGACATTGGCCCGCATCAGCTGGATCGCCTTGCGCACGCGAAAGTCCTGCATGGTGTTGATGCGGATGCGCGCCTCCTGCGGCGCCGAGGCGTCGGCGGCATCGAGCACCGAGTCGATGAAGCGCTCGATCTCGTAATTGGCGACATCGTCGACGCTTTCATTGTCGCTCAGATGGTCGAGCAGGCTGACGGCGGCCTGGTGTAGCCACGGCTCCAGCGTGATCGCAGCCTGTGAAAACAGCGGCGCGGAGGAGGGCAGGTCACGACGGCGGCGTGCCCAATCGGGATCGATGTAGAAGGCCAGGAACAGGCCCGGTTTGCCCTGAGACAGGACGTGGCTGTGCGGCTGAAGCGAGTTGATGCCGGCAGCGGTGCAGGGTCCAAGCTGGACCGTCTCGCGGCCGATGGTCATCTCGCCGGCGGTACCTTCCAGCCAGATGATCAGATGCGCCTCGACATGGGCATGGGTGACGAAGTCGCTCGCGACATTCAGGACAGAAACATGTCCGAACCGGCCCCAGTAGAGCCTGATCGCTTCCGTCATGGGCATATCCTCCCGCAAGCGACTGGCCTCCCTTCGCCTGCATGGGGATTGTGTGGCTGAGTTTGGGGGGGCGTCAAGGCGCGGGGCGAGGGCGGGCGTCCTGAATGCGGCGTGGCGGTGGATTTTCAGACTGAGCGATAGGCATTGAAATGAATAGCGGTTGGATGAGACGCGCCGGCGTTGGTTCTCCCTTCTCCCCCTTGTGGGAGAAGGTGGATCGGCGCGCAGCGCCGAGACGGATGAGGGGTGCTGGAAGAAATGAGGCGTTGCTGACCTGTCTCCGCACGCCGGATATGGACGAAGGTGTGTGCCAAGCTGGAGCACCCCTCATCCGACCGAGCTCCGCTCGGCCACCTTCTCCCACAGGGGGAGAAGGAAAGAACGCCAAGCTTCACACCGAAGCCGTCATGCCGCCGTCGACATACAGCGTATGGCCGTTGACAAAGGACGAGGCATCGGAGGCGAGGAACACGGCGGCGCCGATCAGTTCGTCGACATGGCCCCAGCGCCCGGCCGGTGTGCGCTTTTCCAGCCAGGTGGAAAACTCTGGATTGTCGACAAGCGCCTGGTTCATCTCGGTGTGGAAATAGCCGGGCGCGATGGCGTTGATCTGCAGGCCATGCCTGGCCCAATCGGCGCACATGCCCCTTGTCAGGTTGCGGATCGCGCCCTTTGTCGCGGTATAGGGGGCAATGTTCGGCCGGGCGAGCTCGCTCTGCACCGAGCCGATGTTGATGATCTTGCCCTTGCCGCGCGTGATCATGTGGCGCGCGACCGCCTTGCCGGCGTGGAAGGCGCCGGAGACATTGGTCTTGAACAGGCGTTCCCACTGCTCCTCGGGAAAATCCTCGAGCGGGGCGCGGAATTGTATGCCGGCATTGTTGACCAGGATATCGATGGCGCCAATCTCGGCCTCGATGCGGGCGACGTCGTCATGAACGGCGTGAAAATCGGTCACGTCGAAGATCGAGGCATGTGCCTTGAAGCCGGCATCACACAGCTTCGCGACGGCACCTGCAACCTTGGCCGGATCGCGGCCGTTGAGCACCACGCTTGCGCCGTGTTCAGCGAGGCCTCGCGCCAGCGCAAGGCCGATGCCTTGGCCCGAGCCGGTGACCAGCGCCAGCCGTCCATCGAGGCTGAACAGGGAATTTGTCATCGCATCATCCCGCATCGTCGGCCGGCTTCTCGCCGGCTTCAGTCGTTGCGCCTGAAATTGCGGATACGGTCGAACAGGACAGCAAGCAAGATGGCGCCGCCGATGAACACGCCTTGCCAGAAGGCGTTGATGCCAAGCAGGCCGAGACTGTTGCGGATCACCTCGATGAGGGCAGCACCGACGATGGCGCCGAAGGCGGTGCCGACGCCGCCGGCGAGGTTGGCGCCGCCAATGACGGTGGCGGCGATGACCTGCAGTTCCATGCCAGTGCCGATGTTGGTGGTGACGGCGCCCAGCCAGCCCGTCTCGATGATGCCGGCAATGCCGGCCGACAGCGCCGAGATCATATAGACGGCGACCTTGATCTGGCGCACGGGCACACCGGTCAGCGTCGCCGCGTGTTCGTTGCCGCCAATGGCGAAGATGTGCCGGCCGAACTTGGTCCAGCGCAGGGTGAAGCCCGTGATCAGCGCCAGCACGATGGTGTAGAGTACCGGATTGGCGATGCCGAACACCCAGGCGCCGCCGCCCAGCGCCAGAAGCTTGTCGTGATCCGGCCCGAACTGGAAGATGACGGTGTTGTTGGAGGCGACCATGGCCAGGCTGCGGGCGATCGACAGCATGCCGAGCGTCACCACGAAGGGCGGAAAGCCGAGATAGGCGATCAAGATGCCGTTGAAGGCGCCGATGGCGAGCGCGGTGGCGATCGAGGCGAGGATGCCGATTTCGATCGAGTAGCCGGCATGCATGGTGACGGCCAGCACCATCGACGACAGGCACAGCACCGAGCCGACCGAGAGGTCGATGCCGCCGGTGATGATGACGAACGTCATGCCGAGCGCGATGATGGCGACGAAAGTGACGTTGCGGGTGATGTTGTAGAGGTTTTTCGACGTGGCGAAGGCGTCGGTGGCAAACGACAGGAACAGACAGGCCAGGATGACGGCGATCACCACCCAGAAGGTCTGGCTGGCAAACAACCTTGTCAGCAGCGACTGCTGCTTGTGTTCGATCGGCTGGTCAATTGTCAGTGCCATCGTCGGCCCTTACCTGCTGCAAACGTTTGGAATGCCGGTCATCATACCTGTTCGATCGCGCCGGTGATCAGCCCGGTGACCTCCTCGGGCGAACTCGATGCGATCGTCTTGTCGGCCACCTTGCGGCCGCGCCGCATGACGATGACGCGGTCGGCGACGGTGAAGACATCGGGCATGCGGTGGCTGATCAGCACGACGGCGATGCCCTGGTCGCGCAAATGGCGGATCAGGTTCAGCACCTCTGCGACCTGTCGCACGGAGATCGCGGCCGTCGGTTCGTCCATCAGCACGATCTTGGCCTGCGACAGCATGGTGCGGGCGATCGCCACCGCCTGGCGCTGGCCGCCGGACATCTGCTTGACGAGGTCGCGCGGGCGGGTTTCGGATTTCAGCTCGGCGAAGATCTGGCCGGCGCGCCTGTACATCGAGGCATAGTCGAGGATGCGAAACGGGCCGACGCCGCGGCGCAACTCACGGCCGAGATAGACGTTGGCCGCCGCCGTCAGATTGTTGCACAGCGCCAGGTCCTGGTGGACGATCTCGATGCCGTGCTGGCGCGCCTCGACCGGCTTGTGCAGGATCAGTTCCTTGCCGTCCATGTGCATGGTGCCGTGGCTCGGGCGGAAATTGCCGGCGATCATCTTGACCAGCGTCGACTTGCCGGCGCCGTTGTCGCCCATCAGGCCGACCACCTGTCCGGCTTCGATCGACAGCGACACGTCGTTGACCGCCTGGATGGCGCCGAAATGTTTCGAGATATTGGTGAGTTCGAGAACCGCCACCAGCCTTCTTGCCTCCCCATGATGCAGCCGCTGTTCCCGTCGTCAATGCGGGTTAAGCCCTGGCCTTCGCTCTCCCCAGCTCCTCCCGGGAAACAGCGACGACTTCATTTACGCAAATGCCCACGCAGCCGTCAATTGTCAGACGAATAAGAACCGGCAATTGTCGGATGAATAGGATTTCACGGTTTTGAAAAATCCGTTTTGTAGGACAAATGGCATTGACGTCGGCGGCGCGCCGTTATTAGCTGAGACTTGGAGGAGTAACATGCCGATCCCCATGTTGCCGGTCTGCAGGGCGGGATCAGATCATGCCAGCTCTGGTTGGAGCCGACACGATCGCATCTGAAAATGCTTATCGATCTGGCTTGGCGACACGAGCGCTCGCGTAACGATCCTCTGTCATCTCGCATCCGGGTCGGTCTGTGTGGCGGGCACGCCGTGTCCGTCTTGTTTCAAGGGAGGACTGACATGAGGAAATCACTTCTGCTCGCTGCCGCCGCCATGATGGCGCTTGGCGCCGGGCCGGCTTTGGCCAAGAAACAGCTCGTCATCGTGGTGAAGGGGCTCGACAACCCGTTCTTCGAAGCCATTCACCAGGGATGCGAGAAATGGAACAAGGAAAACGCCAGTTCGGAATATGAATGCTTCTACACCGGCCCGGCGTCGACCTCGGACGAGGCCGGCGAGGCGCAGATCGTGCAGGATATGCTGAGCAAGGCCGACACCGTCGCGATGGCGATCTCGCCGTCCAACGCGCCGCTGATCGCGCAGACGATCAAGACCGCCAAGCCGACGATCCCGATCATGACCGTCGATGCCGACCTGGCCAAGGCGGACGCTGCGCTGCGCAAGACCTATCTCGGCACAGATAATTACCTGATGGGCAAGAAGATCGGCGAATACATCAAGAAGGCCAAGCCGAAGGGCGGCACGATCTGCACCATCGAGGGCAATCCGGCGGCCGACAACATCCTGCGCCGAGCGCAGGGCATGCGCGACGCGCTGACGGGCAAGGAAGGTCTCGCGGCGCTGGCCGGCGAGGGCGGCTGGACCGAAGTTGCGGGCTGCCCGGTGTTCACCAATGACGATGGCGCCAAGGGTGTGCAGGCGATGACCGATATTCTCGCCGCCAATCCCAAGCTCGACGCGTTCGGCATCATGGGTGGCTGGCCGCTGTTTGGCGCCCCGCAGCCCTATCGTGATCTGGTCGGTCCGCTCAAGGACCGGCTGGCAAAGAACGACTTCGTCATCGGCGCTGCCGACACGATCGGCGATGAGGTGGCGATCGCCAAGGATGGTCTTGTGACCGCGCTGGTCGGTCAGCGGCCGTTCGAAATGGGCTACAAGGCGCCTGCGGTGATGATCGATCTCATCAAGGGCAACAAGGTTGCCGATCCGGTCTTCACTGGCCTCGACGAGTGCACCAAGGACACGGTCGACACCTGCATCCAAAAGTAGGCCGAAATTTTCGGGGCGTCCGGTTAGCGGCCGCCCCGTCATATCGTTTCCACGAGAAAGGCAGCGTTGTTCGGGGCAACAGGCCCCCGCTTTGGCGTGCCCATCGTTCAGGGCAAACGGCAGACGCATTGGAACATTTATGCCGGACAGAAATTCAAGCAAGGAAGGCGTAGGGGCGGAGCAACAGGCCGGCATTCCGGCCACCCTTCGCCGGGCCGATGCGACAAGGTTCGCCGGCTCGAGCGTGCATGCGTCGCTCGCCAGCGAGATCGGTCTCAGGATCGTGCGCGGCGATTATCCGCCGGGCACGATCCTGCCGAATGAGACGAAATGGGCCGAGACCTTCAATGTCAGCCGCTCGGCGGTGCGTGAAGCCATCAAGATGCTGATGGCCAAGAGCCTGTTGGCGTCACGCCCCAAGATCGGCAGTTGGGTCGAGCCCAGGGAGCGCTGGAATCTGCTCGATCGCGACGTGCTGGCCTGGTACGCGACCGCGCCGGACCGCGAAATGTTTCTCAGGACCGTGCAGGAGTTCCGCCACATCATCGAGCCGGAGGCATCGGCCTTTGCCGCGATGCGGCGCACCGACGCGCAGATGGCCGAGATCAGCCAGGCGTGCCGAGAGATGGGAGAGGCGGCGAGCCTGCAGGAGCGCACGCACGCCGACACCCGCTTTCATCTCGCCATCCTGCGGGCGGCCGGCAACGATCTGCTGGTGCCGCTGGGCGTGCTGATCGAATCCGCGCTTGATCATCTGTTTGCGTTCACGACCGTTCAGGTCAACGACCATGACCACGCACAGAAGCTGCATGAAGCGATCGAGAAGAACATCCGGTTGCGACGTCCGGCGGCGGCGCGCAATGCCGTGCATAAGCTGCTTGAGAATACCGATCAGGGGATCGGTCGGTGGCGGCGATAGTTGAGGCCTCTTGAATCTTTACAAGTAGCCTCCGCCGGTCCTTCGCAGGCTCCCAGCCTTAGGGCGTTCAGTCCCTTCAAAAGGTCCACTGGACCTTTTGATCCGCCCGAAGGCGGATCGGGCCTTCACCGTTCGAAACTCGAAAAGCCAAGCAATTGGCTTTTCGTCCGCTGCGCGGACCGTTTCTCACCCTCAAATCGTCTGCTTCTTCCCATCCTTCGTCGGCATCAGATCCACGCCATTGACCTTGCCGATATGCGTCGCCAGCATTGGCACGAACTGCTCCTCGGGTCCGGCGGCGAAGGCACCCGCGAACGCGTTCTTCGTCGCGTTACCCAGCGGGTTGGCGATGCCGGCGGCACCGGCCATCGATTCCAGATAGGTGAGGTCCTTGAAGGCATTGGCGATGGAGAATTTGTGGGCATCGCGGTCGCCCTCCAACGTCCAGCGCATGAAGGTCTGGTAGAAGGGACAGTCCATGCGACCGTTGCGGATGACGCTGTCGAAGCGCGGCGGCGAGATGCCGACTTTTTGGGCCAGCGCGAGCGCTTCGGAATAGATCGCGGCGTAGCCCAGCGAAATGAAGTTGTTGAGCAGCTTCATGCGGTGGCCGTCGCCGGTGTCGCCGATATGGACGATGCGTCCAGCCCAGGTGTCGATCACCGGCTTCACCCTGGCGAAGACGGCGTCGGGCGCGCCGACCATGGCGTCGAGCGTGCCTTCCCAGGCTTCCTTCGGCGTGCGGCTCAGCGGCGCGTCGACATAGTCGACGCCTATCGCCTTGAGTTCAGTCGCCAGCGCCACCGTCGAGACCGGATCGGAGGTCGAGCAATCGACGACGACC
The nucleotide sequence above comes from Mesorhizobium shangrilense. Encoded proteins:
- a CDS encoding AraC family transcriptional regulator, producing MTEAIRLYWGRFGHVSVLNVASDFVTHAHVEAHLIIWLEGTAGEMTIGRETVQLGPCTAAGINSLQPHSHVLSQGKPGLFLAFYIDPDWARRRRDLPSSAPLFSQAAITLEPWLHQAAVSLLDHLSDNESVDDVANYEIERFIDSVLDAADASAPQEARIRINTMQDFRVRKAIQLMRANVCERISFDDVARSVGLSRPHFFALFKEQTNLTPNVYWNTLRMEEAVRQLQWSREPLISVACNLGFTTQGNFSRFFRDHVGVPPTLYREAARATA
- a CDS encoding SDR family oxidoreductase, with product MTNSLFSLDGRLALVTGSGQGIGLALARGLAEHGASVVLNGRDPAKVAGAVAKLCDAGFKAHASIFDVTDFHAVHDDVARIEAEIGAIDILVNNAGIQFRAPLEDFPEEQWERLFKTNVSGAFHAGKAVARHMITRGKGKIINIGSVQSELARPNIAPYTATKGAIRNLTRGMCADWARHGLQINAIAPGYFHTEMNQALVDNPEFSTWLEKRTPAGRWGHVDELIGAAVFLASDASSFVNGHTLYVDGGMTASV
- a CDS encoding ABC transporter permease, giving the protein MALTIDQPIEHKQQSLLTRLFASQTFWVVIAVILACLFLSFATDAFATSKNLYNITRNVTFVAIIALGMTFVIITGGIDLSVGSVLCLSSMVLAVTMHAGYSIEIGILASIATALAIGAFNGILIAYLGFPPFVVTLGMLSIARSLAMVASNNTVIFQFGPDHDKLLALGGGAWVFGIANPVLYTIVLALITGFTLRWTKFGRHIFAIGGNEHAATLTGVPVRQIKVAVYMISALSAGIAGIIETGWLGAVTTNIGTGMELQVIAATVIGGANLAGGVGTAFGAIVGAALIEVIRNSLGLLGINAFWQGVFIGGAILLAVLFDRIRNFRRND
- a CDS encoding ATP-binding cassette domain-containing protein codes for the protein MAVLELTNISKHFGAIQAVNDVSLSIEAGQVVGLMGDNGAGKSTLVKMIAGNFRPSHGTMHMDGKELILHKPVEARQHGIEIVHQDLALCNNLTAAANVYLGRELRRGVGPFRILDYASMYRRAGQIFAELKSETRPRDLVKQMSGGQRQAVAIARTMLSQAKIVLMDEPTAAISVRQVAEVLNLIRHLRDQGIAVVLISHRMPDVFTVADRVIVMRRGRKVADKTIASSSPEEVTGLITGAIEQV
- a CDS encoding substrate-binding domain-containing protein → MRKSLLLAAAAMMALGAGPALAKKQLVIVVKGLDNPFFEAIHQGCEKWNKENASSEYECFYTGPASTSDEAGEAQIVQDMLSKADTVAMAISPSNAPLIAQTIKTAKPTIPIMTVDADLAKADAALRKTYLGTDNYLMGKKIGEYIKKAKPKGGTICTIEGNPAADNILRRAQGMRDALTGKEGLAALAGEGGWTEVAGCPVFTNDDGAKGVQAMTDILAANPKLDAFGIMGGWPLFGAPQPYRDLVGPLKDRLAKNDFVIGAADTIGDEVAIAKDGLVTALVGQRPFEMGYKAPAVMIDLIKGNKVADPVFTGLDECTKDTVDTCIQK
- a CDS encoding FadR/GntR family transcriptional regulator, which encodes MPDRNSSKEGVGAEQQAGIPATLRRADATRFAGSSVHASLASEIGLRIVRGDYPPGTILPNETKWAETFNVSRSAVREAIKMLMAKSLLASRPKIGSWVEPRERWNLLDRDVLAWYATAPDREMFLRTVQEFRHIIEPEASAFAAMRRTDAQMAEISQACREMGEAASLQERTHADTRFHLAILRAAGNDLLVPLGVLIESALDHLFAFTTVQVNDHDHAQKLHEAIEKNIRLRRPAAARNAVHKLLENTDQGIGRWRR
- a CDS encoding NAD(P)-dependent oxidoreductase, translated to MSTTAANEKIGFIGLGLMGHGIAKNIVDKGYSLTFLGRRNRKPAEDMLGRGAKEAATAREVAAASDIVFICVTGSREVEAIIRGPGGLKEGLKKGSVVVDCSTSDPVSTVALATELKAIGVDYVDAPLSRTPKEAWEGTLDAMVGAPDAVFARVKPVIDTWAGRIVHIGDTGDGHRMKLLNNFISLGYAAIYSEALALAQKVGISPPRFDSVIRNGRMDCPFYQTFMRWTLEGDRDAHKFSIANAFKDLTYLESMAGAAGIANPLGNATKNAFAGAFAAGPEEQFVPMLATHIGKVNGVDLMPTKDGKKQTI